A genomic window from Streptomyces broussonetiae includes:
- a CDS encoding carboxylesterase family protein: MTVGGQSAGAYSALSLALDPRTAELVTRVLLESGPFGLPPQDPQHAAENAETYLRLLGVQPGADCAKALRALPVEQLPATYGDLSGRLARPGGAAPLR; this comes from the coding sequence GTGACGGTCGGCGGCCAGTCGGCCGGAGCGTACTCGGCCCTTTCGCTGGCCCTCGACCCGCGTACGGCGGAGCTCGTCACCCGGGTACTCCTGGAGAGCGGCCCCTTCGGGCTGCCGCCGCAGGACCCGCAGCACGCGGCCGAGAACGCCGAGACGTACCTGCGGCTGCTCGGCGTGCAGCCCGGCGCGGACTGCGCAAAGGCGCTGCGGGCCCTGCCCGTTGAGCAGTTGCCGGCCACTTATGGCGATCTCTCGGGGCGACTCGCACGTCCGGGCGGTGCCGCCCCGCTGCGGTGA
- a CDS encoding lipase family protein, protein MQPIFVLVHSPSVGPSTWHPVAGQLTAAGYQVRVPSLLDVGFGAPPFWPRVVEAVRDDLSRVPDGSPVTLVVHSNAGLFLPVIRSSLDHPVTGSIFVDAALPARTGPTPVASPQLLEFLRPMAVDGRLPRWTDWWDETDVAPMFTDAGVRQTVVDEQPTLPLSYYEQHIPVPDGWDDHPCSYLLFGPPYDDLAAEARERGWRVAHLPGAHLHQIVDPAGTARHLAELAGPV, encoded by the coding sequence ATGCAGCCGATCTTCGTTCTCGTGCACAGTCCGTCCGTGGGTCCCTCGACCTGGCATCCTGTGGCCGGGCAGCTGACTGCGGCGGGGTATCAGGTGCGCGTACCGTCTCTGCTCGATGTCGGGTTCGGCGCTCCGCCCTTCTGGCCCCGCGTGGTGGAGGCTGTCCGCGACGATCTGAGCCGGGTTCCGGACGGCAGCCCCGTCACGTTGGTGGTGCACAGCAACGCGGGCCTGTTTCTGCCCGTGATTCGCTCGAGCCTCGACCACCCGGTGACCGGCTCGATCTTCGTGGATGCCGCGCTGCCGGCCCGGACCGGGCCGACCCCCGTGGCTTCACCGCAGTTGCTTGAGTTCCTCCGTCCGATGGCTGTGGACGGCAGGCTGCCGCGCTGGACGGACTGGTGGGACGAGACGGACGTCGCGCCCATGTTCACCGATGCAGGAGTGCGGCAGACAGTCGTCGACGAGCAGCCCACCCTTCCGCTGTCGTACTACGAGCAGCACATCCCGGTCCCCGACGGCTGGGACGATCATCCCTGCTCCTACCTGCTGTTCGGCCCGCCGTACGACGACCTCGCCGCCGAGGCGCGCGAACGCGGCTGGCGCGTGGCGCACCTGCCCGGCGCGCACCTGCACCAGATCGTCGACCCCGCCGGCACAGCCCGACACCTGGCCGAGCTGGCCGGCCCTGTGTGA
- a CDS encoding lectin, protein MTDAPRSRTLLRMLAAGAMAVALALPGQLAPAARAVTAVSDPVALVNPYIGSGANSDFSAGNTFPGADVPHGMLQWSPDTTSRPKGGGYNHADSAVSGFSLTHVSGVGCDAAGDLPILPVVGPIGSDPGSTTESFSHANETAAPGFYSVSLGNSTGVALTTATHAGIGRFTFPASPQADLLLKLNDTQTPYASSTLDVTGGDTVTGSVTSTGFCEATNPFTVYFALTFDHPFTATGGYSGGEYLTFDTTSSRTVEARVGISYTSAAEAAANRDAEVTGKSFADVKSAATTLWRNALSKITVSGGTSDQQTVFYTALYHASLFPSVVSDADGSYRGFDDAVHTVTSGHSAQYTDFSNWDTYRSQAQLTALLDPSAASDMAQSIVDDYRQGGTLTKWGMATGETHIMVGDPAVPVLADYYAFGARNFDTATALSAMIEEQTTDTDVTPGVTYLDSFGYLPTNSLYGCCHEYATTSTQLEYDTDDFALSVFAGELGDNANQRKFQDRAQDWENIFNTSSGYIQPRHSNGRWMDGFDAKLITGTSTNDFAEGDAFTYTPMIPFNLAGLASREGGTSSLASYLDSVLSGYQGLGSVIGTQSNMGNEPGIALPWEYDWVGEPYRTQATVRAVQDQLWTDASGGEPGNDDLGEMSAWYVWSALGLYPEIPGTADLAIGSPEFTSAVVTAGGHTLTVNAPAAADSSPYVQALALNGTAWNRPYLPASYAGSSAELDFTLSPSPDTQWAAAASAAPPSYAGTPGTGAARPSGPLLETATGKCADDAGAGTSNGTAIQIHGCNGTDAQTWTVVPDGTLQVLNDCMDVTDGATTSGTRIQLHTCNGTRAQQWRPDRAGELVNPVSGLCLTDSSNGASDKTQLTLAACAGSVGQHWTAPS, encoded by the coding sequence GTGACTGACGCCCCGCGCTCCCGCACGCTCCTGCGCATGCTGGCGGCCGGGGCCATGGCCGTCGCCCTCGCGCTGCCCGGCCAACTCGCCCCGGCGGCACGGGCGGTGACGGCCGTGTCCGACCCCGTGGCGCTGGTCAACCCCTACATCGGCTCCGGCGCCAACAGCGACTTCAGCGCCGGGAACACCTTCCCCGGCGCCGACGTCCCGCACGGCATGCTGCAGTGGTCCCCGGACACCACCTCGCGCCCCAAGGGCGGCGGGTACAACCACGCCGACTCGGCCGTCTCCGGCTTCAGCCTCACCCACGTCTCCGGTGTCGGCTGCGACGCGGCCGGGGACCTGCCCATCCTGCCGGTGGTCGGCCCGATCGGCTCCGACCCCGGCTCCACCACGGAGTCGTTCTCGCACGCGAACGAGACGGCGGCACCCGGCTTCTACTCCGTCTCCCTCGGCAACAGCACCGGTGTGGCGCTCACCACCGCCACGCACGCGGGGATCGGCCGGTTCACCTTTCCCGCCTCCCCCCAGGCCGACCTGCTGCTGAAGCTGAACGACACACAGACCCCGTACGCCTCCTCGACGCTGGACGTGACGGGCGGTGACACGGTGACCGGCTCGGTGACCAGCACCGGATTCTGTGAGGCGACCAACCCCTTCACCGTCTACTTCGCCCTCACCTTCGACCACCCCTTCACCGCCACCGGCGGTTACAGCGGCGGCGAATACCTCACCTTCGACACCACGAGCAGCCGGACGGTCGAAGCCCGGGTCGGCATCTCCTACACGTCGGCGGCCGAGGCGGCCGCCAACCGGGACGCCGAGGTCACCGGCAAGAGCTTCGCCGACGTGAAGTCCGCCGCGACGACGCTGTGGCGCAACGCACTGTCGAAGATCACGGTCAGCGGCGGCACCAGCGACCAGCAGACCGTCTTCTACACCGCCCTCTACCACGCCTCGCTCTTCCCCAGCGTGGTGAGCGACGCCGACGGCTCGTACCGCGGCTTCGACGACGCCGTGCACACCGTGACCTCCGGCCACAGCGCCCAGTACACCGACTTCTCCAACTGGGACACCTACCGTTCCCAGGCGCAGCTCACGGCGCTGCTCGACCCGTCGGCCGCCTCCGACATGGCACAGTCGATCGTCGACGACTACAGACAGGGCGGCACCCTGACCAAGTGGGGTATGGCCACCGGTGAGACGCACATCATGGTCGGCGACCCGGCCGTGCCCGTGCTGGCCGACTACTACGCCTTCGGCGCACGGAACTTCGACACCGCCACGGCCCTGTCCGCCATGATCGAGGAGCAGACCACCGACACCGACGTCACACCCGGTGTGACGTACCTGGACTCCTTCGGCTACCTGCCGACCAACTCGCTCTACGGCTGCTGCCACGAGTACGCCACCACTTCGACCCAACTCGAGTACGACACGGACGACTTCGCCCTTTCGGTGTTCGCAGGCGAACTCGGCGACAACGCGAACCAGAGGAAGTTCCAGGATCGGGCGCAGGACTGGGAGAACATCTTCAACACCTCCTCCGGCTACATCCAGCCACGGCACTCCAACGGCCGTTGGATGGACGGTTTCGACGCCAAGCTGATCACCGGCACCTCGACCAACGACTTCGCCGAGGGGGATGCCTTCACCTACACGCCGATGATCCCGTTCAACCTCGCCGGGCTGGCGTCCCGGGAGGGCGGCACCTCATCGCTGGCGTCGTACCTGGACAGCGTGCTCAGCGGCTACCAGGGCCTGGGCAGTGTCATCGGCACCCAGTCGAACATGGGCAACGAACCCGGCATCGCACTGCCGTGGGAGTACGACTGGGTCGGCGAGCCGTACAGGACGCAGGCCACGGTGCGCGCCGTCCAGGACCAGCTGTGGACCGACGCGTCCGGCGGCGAGCCCGGCAACGACGACCTCGGCGAGATGAGCGCCTGGTACGTCTGGTCCGCGCTCGGGCTCTACCCGGAAATACCGGGCACCGCCGACCTCGCCATCGGCAGCCCCGAGTTCACCTCGGCCGTCGTCACCGCGGGCGGGCACACGTTGACCGTGAACGCCCCTGCCGCGGCGGACAGTTCGCCGTACGTCCAGGCCCTGGCCCTGAACGGAACTGCCTGGAACAGGCCCTACCTGCCGGCCTCGTACGCCGGCTCCTCCGCCGAGCTGGACTTCACTCTCTCCCCGAGCCCCGACACCCAGTGGGCGGCGGCTGCCTCGGCCGCACCACCGTCGTACGCCGGAACCCCGGGTACGGGAGCGGCTCGGCCCAGCGGCCCGCTCCTCGAGACCGCCACCGGCAAGTGCGCCGACGACGCCGGTGCCGGTACCTCCAACGGCACGGCCATCCAGATCCACGGCTGCAACGGCACCGACGCGCAGACCTGGACCGTCGTCCCCGACGGCACGCTCCAGGTCCTGAACGACTGCATGGACGTCACCGACGGAGCGACCACCTCCGGTACGAGGATCCAGCTCCACACCTGCAACGGCACCCGGGCCCAGCAGTGGCGGCCGGACCGTGCGGGCGAACTCGTCAACCCCGTCTCCGGCCTCTGCCTCACCGACTCGAGCAACGGAGCGAGTGACAAGACCCAGTTGACCCTCGCCGCCTGCGCGGGCAGCGTCGGCCAACACTGGACCGCGCCCTCGTAG
- a CDS encoding sigma-70 family RNA polymerase sigma factor family protein yields MRQVGSRARSHEQARRPRYDASAEVRRKVTDEFLAACVGGDINRMMARLAPDVTAWTDGGGKIRAALRPIFGADKVARWIRSVISTSIPDAGVQEVLVNGRPGHLFISGARPDPVACCDIEEDGTISAIRLIRNPDKLTRVETAD; encoded by the coding sequence GTGCGTCAGGTCGGCAGCCGGGCCCGCAGCCACGAGCAGGCGCGCCGGCCCCGGTACGACGCGTCCGCCGAGGTACGACGCAAGGTCACCGACGAGTTCCTGGCCGCCTGCGTCGGCGGGGACATCAACCGGATGATGGCCCGGCTCGCTCCCGACGTGACCGCATGGACCGACGGTGGCGGAAAGATCCGTGCGGCGCTGCGCCCGATCTTCGGCGCCGACAAGGTGGCCCGCTGGATCCGCAGCGTCATCTCCACCTCGATCCCGGACGCCGGCGTGCAGGAAGTACTGGTCAACGGCCGCCCGGGCCACCTTTTCATTTCGGGCGCCCGTCCGGACCCGGTGGCGTGCTGCGACATCGAGGAGGACGGCACCATCAGTGCCATCCGTCTGATCCGCAACCCCGACAAGCTCACCCGCGTCGAGACAGCCGACTGA
- a CDS encoding Lrp/AsnC family transcriptional regulator: MAKASHRLNETDSRIAAAMLASPRASWRTVGRVLGISERTVVRRAGPLFHDGTLRATAVRNPVWFPDLIPLALRIRCRPNRISAIAATLARRPDTIWVDVLGGGDEICTILFLDGPDARNTLLLRDLPATPAVQSWTSHVLLRVFPAGFDWSGGLLSEPELTSLRSRTPAAATGAALLPVDDQLIGTLIEDGRASYADLARRADTTPLTARRRLEALVGGQVLRLATEVDLARLGIRSEALLWLAVAPGGLEETGRRLARHPQVRFTSATTGPANLLVAVAAADLNALYHFLSDTIGALEHIITLEVTPILTGVKRTGLVRPGSL, from the coding sequence ATGGCGAAAGCGAGTCATCGTCTGAACGAGACGGACAGCCGGATCGCCGCCGCGATGCTGGCCTCCCCGCGTGCCTCGTGGCGCACGGTCGGCCGCGTCCTGGGCATCTCGGAGCGCACCGTGGTGCGTCGTGCGGGACCGCTGTTCCATGACGGAACACTGCGGGCCACGGCCGTGCGCAACCCCGTGTGGTTCCCCGACCTGATTCCCCTCGCCCTGCGCATCCGGTGCCGGCCCAACCGGATCAGCGCCATCGCCGCCACCCTGGCCCGCCGCCCCGACACCATCTGGGTGGACGTCCTCGGCGGCGGCGACGAAATCTGCACCATCCTGTTCCTGGACGGGCCGGACGCCCGCAACACGCTGCTGCTGCGCGATCTTCCCGCCACCCCCGCCGTCCAGTCGTGGACCTCACATGTCCTCCTGCGGGTCTTCCCGGCCGGTTTCGACTGGAGCGGCGGACTGCTGTCGGAACCCGAGCTGACCAGCCTGCGGTCGCGCACTCCTGCCGCGGCCACCGGCGCCGCCCTGCTGCCCGTCGACGACCAGCTGATCGGCACACTGATCGAGGACGGCCGGGCCTCCTACGCCGACCTCGCACGCCGCGCCGACACCACGCCCCTCACCGCCCGCCGCAGGCTGGAGGCACTGGTCGGCGGCCAGGTCCTCAGACTGGCGACCGAAGTCGACCTTGCCCGGCTGGGAATCCGCAGCGAGGCGCTCCTGTGGCTCGCCGTCGCGCCCGGAGGTCTGGAGGAGACGGGCCGTAGACTCGCCCGCCACCCACAGGTCCGCTTCACCTCCGCCACCACCGGCCCGGCCAACCTCCTCGTGGCCGTTGCCGCGGCCGACCTCAACGCCCTCTACCACTTCCTGAGCGACACCATCGGCGCCCTCGAACACATCATCACCCTCGAGGTGACCCCCATCCTCACCGGGGTGAAAAGAACGGGACTGGTCCGACCGGGCAGCCTCTGA
- a CDS encoding carboxylesterase family protein, with translation MPYAASPAGEPRFAAPRQHPGWTGVREAVQGGPAAPQATSRLEQVMGHRAG, from the coding sequence ATCCCTTACGCCGCGTCGCCGGCCGGCGAGCCGCGTTTCGCGGCGCCCCGGCAGCACCCGGGATGGACCGGGGTGAGGGAGGCGGTACAGGGCGGCCCGGCTGCCCCTCAGGCGACCTCCCGGCTGGAGCAGGTGATGGGGCACCGGGCGGGGTGA
- a CDS encoding NAD(P)/FAD-dependent oxidoreductase has product MSSSAFRTVPASADVVIIGGGVMGASTAFHLAEAGVKNIVVVERGALGCGSSGKPIGGVRAQFSDPLNIELGNRSLRAYQDFPRRPGAGIGLDTVGYLFLLDSEQQTRDFEACVALQNSLGVPSRMIGPDEARCLCPYLSTDGLLAAAHSPADGHARPGLVVQGYARAAARAGVTIATHTEVGGIDTAGAQVTAVHTSHGRIACSTVICTAGAWSARIGDMVGVHLPVRPVRRQLAFTEPLVPPAPRIPFTIDFSSTAYFHNSDDGLLFGLADPGQEEGFDTTWTAGWLELFRLAARHRAPALAEMRTAEGWAGLYEITPDHNALIGRSSELPGFLYAAGFSGHGFLQAPAVGEVVRDLCLGREPFIDIAPLSADRFLHGAATRPEAHVV; this is encoded by the coding sequence TTGTCCTCCTCCGCCTTCCGTACCGTTCCGGCCTCCGCCGATGTGGTGATCATCGGCGGCGGTGTGATGGGGGCGAGCACCGCGTTCCACCTCGCGGAGGCCGGAGTGAAGAACATCGTCGTCGTGGAGCGCGGCGCCCTCGGCTGCGGCAGCTCGGGCAAGCCGATCGGTGGTGTACGCGCCCAGTTCTCCGATCCGCTCAACATCGAGCTGGGCAACCGCAGTCTGCGTGCCTACCAGGACTTCCCCCGGCGGCCCGGAGCCGGCATCGGGCTCGACACCGTCGGCTATCTCTTCCTGCTCGACAGCGAACAGCAGACGCGGGACTTCGAGGCCTGTGTCGCGCTGCAGAACAGCCTCGGCGTGCCGAGCCGCATGATCGGCCCGGACGAGGCCCGGTGCCTGTGCCCCTACCTCAGCACCGACGGTCTGCTGGCCGCCGCCCACTCCCCCGCCGACGGGCACGCCCGCCCCGGCCTGGTCGTGCAGGGGTACGCGCGGGCCGCAGCCCGGGCGGGCGTCACCATCGCCACACACACCGAGGTCGGCGGTATCGACACGGCCGGCGCCCAGGTCACCGCAGTGCACACCAGCCACGGCCGCATCGCCTGCTCCACCGTCATCTGTACGGCAGGGGCCTGGTCGGCGAGGATCGGCGACATGGTCGGTGTCCACCTCCCCGTCCGGCCGGTCAGGCGGCAGCTGGCGTTCACCGAGCCGCTCGTGCCGCCCGCCCCGCGCATCCCCTTCACCATCGACTTCTCCTCGACCGCCTACTTCCACAACAGCGACGACGGGCTGCTGTTCGGGCTGGCCGACCCGGGCCAGGAGGAGGGCTTCGACACCACCTGGACAGCCGGGTGGCTGGAGCTGTTTCGCCTGGCGGCCCGCCATCGCGCGCCCGCTCTGGCCGAGATGAGGACCGCCGAGGGCTGGGCGGGCCTCTACGAGATCACACCCGACCACAACGCGCTCATCGGCCGCTCCTCGGAGCTGCCGGGCTTCCTTTACGCAGCGGGCTTCTCCGGTCACGGTTTCCTCCAGGCTCCCGCGGTCGGCGAAGTCGTGCGCGACCTGTGTCTGGGGCGCGAGCCGTTCATCGACATCGCCCCGCTCAGCGCCGACCGGTTCCTGCACGGTGCCGCGACCCGCCCCGAAGCCCACGTGGTCTGA
- the amaB gene encoding L-piperidine-6-carboxylate dehydrogenase — MTRTALPTTDDLRARARAALKNIGVDVAEGAGLHARTPLTGEDLFGLSAATDGDTEAAVAAARAAFLTWRTTPAPRRGELVRRMGQLLRDHKSDLADLVTIEAGKIRSEALGEIQEMIDICDFAVGLSRQLYGRTIASERPGHRLAETWHPLGVVGVISAFNFPAAVWSWNTAVALVCGDTVVWKPSERTPLISLACDHLLARAVEEVGAPSGVHRLLLGDRAVGEKLVDDPRVALVSATGSTRMGREVGPRVAARFGRSLLELGGNNAAIVTPSADLDLAVPAIVFAAAGTAGQRCTTLRRLIVHRGIADTLVERLTAAYAELPIGNPFDDTTLVGPLISVTALDAMRGALTRVQAEGGEIVAGGNRCLAEAAPEAAYAEPVLVRVTEQTDVVREETFAPILYVLTYDTLDEAIALHNDVPQGLSSSIFTRDQQEAEIFLSAAGSDCGIANVNIGTSGAEIGGAFGGEKDTGGGRESGSDAWKSYMRSATNTINYSSELNLAQGVSFL; from the coding sequence ATGACCCGTACCGCACTGCCCACCACCGACGACCTGCGCGCCCGCGCCCGTGCCGCCCTGAAGAACATCGGCGTCGACGTGGCCGAGGGCGCCGGCTTGCACGCCCGCACCCCGCTCACCGGCGAGGACCTCTTCGGCCTGTCGGCCGCCACCGACGGCGACACCGAAGCGGCCGTCGCCGCCGCCCGTGCGGCCTTCCTCACCTGGCGCACCACACCCGCCCCGCGCCGCGGCGAACTCGTACGCCGCATGGGCCAGTTGCTGCGCGATCACAAGAGCGACCTGGCCGACCTCGTCACCATCGAGGCGGGCAAGATCCGCTCCGAAGCGCTCGGTGAGATCCAGGAAATGATCGACATCTGCGACTTCGCCGTAGGCCTGTCCCGCCAGCTCTACGGCCGCACGATCGCCTCCGAGCGCCCCGGCCACCGCCTGGCCGAGACCTGGCACCCGCTCGGTGTGGTCGGTGTCATCTCCGCCTTCAACTTCCCTGCCGCCGTGTGGTCCTGGAACACGGCCGTCGCCCTGGTCTGCGGTGACACCGTGGTCTGGAAGCCCTCGGAACGCACCCCGCTGATCTCCCTGGCCTGTGACCACCTGCTGGCCCGCGCCGTCGAAGAGGTCGGCGCCCCATCGGGCGTCCACCGACTGCTCCTCGGTGACCGCGCGGTCGGCGAGAAGCTCGTCGACGATCCGCGTGTCGCCCTCGTCAGCGCCACCGGCTCCACCCGCATGGGCCGCGAGGTCGGCCCCCGGGTCGCCGCCCGCTTCGGGCGCAGCCTGCTGGAACTCGGCGGGAACAACGCCGCGATCGTCACGCCGTCGGCCGACCTCGACCTCGCCGTCCCCGCCATCGTCTTCGCCGCGGCCGGCACCGCGGGCCAGCGCTGTACGACGCTGCGCCGCCTCATCGTCCACCGTGGCATCGCCGACACCCTCGTCGAGCGGCTGACCGCCGCCTACGCCGAACTGCCCATCGGCAACCCGTTCGACGACACCACGCTGGTCGGCCCCCTGATCTCCGTCACGGCGCTCGACGCCATGCGGGGCGCCCTCACCCGTGTTCAGGCCGAGGGCGGCGAGATCGTGGCCGGCGGGAACCGGTGCCTGGCCGAGGCGGCACCCGAGGCTGCCTATGCCGAGCCCGTCCTCGTCCGTGTCACCGAGCAGACCGACGTCGTACGCGAGGAGACCTTCGCACCGATCCTGTACGTCCTCACCTACGACACCCTGGACGAGGCCATCGCCCTGCACAACGACGTCCCCCAGGGCCTGTCCTCCAGCATCTTCACCCGCGACCAGCAGGAGGCCGAGATCTTCCTGTCCGCCGCCGGCTCCGACTGCGGCATCGCCAACGTCAACATCGGCACCTCCGGAGCCGAGATCGGCGGCGCCTTCGGCGGTGAGAAGGACACCGGTGGTGGCCGGGAGTCCGGCTCCGACGCCTGGAAGTCCTATATGCGCTCGGCCACCAACACCATCAACTACTCCAGTGAACTGAACCTCGCCCAGGGCGTCAGCTTCCTCTGA
- the hglS gene encoding 2-oxoadipate dioxygenase/decarboxylase — protein MSTISQWQLRAAFAARLSEMYGQEVPAYTTLVDVSREVNEEVLRARGADAERQGSIGRVTAERHGAIRVGTPRELAQVARVFGALGMHPVGFYDLREAAASAVPVVSTAFRPVDGEELARSPFRVFTSMLTPADPRFFDPDLRARLEAFLAARELFPPELLTLADRAAADRELPTKDAERLLQLAVASLELSTEPVDRAWYETLERISAVAADIGGVRSTHVNHLTPRVLDIDELYRRMTDRGIEMIDTIQGPPRWKGPDVLLRQTSFRALAEQRAMRLADGSVESGALRVRFGEVEARGIALTPEGRALYDDLLGAVDEQASHRPTETRGDIARAVWEQRMPGTEEELAADGLAYFTYRLADERPRDGSEPPATVDALVRQGWVRATPIVYEDFLPRSAAGIFQSNLSGEGTRDNDKEGAAYDAARLSGAIGRDVLDPYALYAQQQANSLARVARELGLPDILR, from the coding sequence ATGTCGACGATCAGTCAGTGGCAGCTGCGCGCCGCGTTCGCGGCACGGCTGTCGGAGATGTACGGGCAGGAGGTGCCCGCCTACACCACGCTCGTGGACGTCTCGCGCGAGGTCAACGAGGAGGTCCTGCGCGCGCGGGGAGCCGACGCCGAACGCCAGGGTTCCATCGGCCGGGTGACCGCCGAGCGCCACGGGGCCATCCGGGTCGGCACGCCCCGCGAACTGGCGCAGGTGGCCCGCGTCTTCGGTGCCCTCGGCATGCACCCGGTCGGCTTCTACGACCTGCGCGAGGCCGCCGCCAGCGCCGTCCCCGTCGTCTCCACCGCCTTCCGGCCGGTCGACGGCGAGGAACTGGCACGCAGCCCCTTCCGGGTGTTCACCTCCATGCTCACCCCGGCCGACCCCCGTTTCTTCGACCCCGACCTGCGGGCACGGCTGGAAGCCTTCCTGGCCGCCCGCGAGCTGTTCCCGCCGGAGCTGCTCACACTGGCCGACCGGGCGGCCGCCGATCGGGAGCTGCCCACGAAGGACGCCGAGAGGCTCCTCCAACTTGCCGTGGCTTCCTTGGAGTTGTCGACTGAGCCGGTCGACAGGGCGTGGTACGAGACCCTGGAGCGGATCTCCGCCGTCGCCGCCGACATCGGCGGCGTGCGCAGCACCCACGTCAACCACCTCACGCCGCGCGTCCTCGACATCGACGAGCTGTACCGCCGTATGACGGACCGTGGCATCGAGATGATCGACACCATCCAGGGTCCGCCGCGCTGGAAGGGCCCCGACGTCCTGCTGCGGCAGACGTCCTTCCGGGCCCTGGCCGAGCAGCGCGCGATGCGCCTCGCGGACGGCAGCGTCGAAAGCGGCGCCCTGCGCGTGCGGTTCGGCGAGGTCGAGGCCCGCGGCATCGCGCTCACCCCCGAGGGCCGCGCCCTCTACGACGACCTCCTCGGAGCCGTCGACGAGCAGGCGTCCCACCGTCCCACCGAGACCCGCGGGGACATCGCCCGCGCCGTGTGGGAGCAGCGCATGCCGGGCACCGAGGAGGAACTCGCCGCCGACGGACTGGCCTATTTCACCTACCGGTTGGCCGACGAACGCCCCCGCGACGGCAGCGAGCCGCCCGCCACCGTCGACGCGTTGGTGCGGCAGGGCTGGGTACGCGCCACGCCGATCGTCTACGAGGACTTCCTGCCCCGCTCCGCCGCCGGGATCTTCCAGTCCAACCTCAGCGGCGAGGGAACCCGTGACAACGACAAGGAAGGCGCCGCCTACGACGCCGCCCGGCTCTCCGGCGCCATCGGCCGCGACGTACTGGACCCCTACGCCCTGTACGCGCAGCAGCAGGCGAACTCCCTGGCCCGAGTCGCCCGCGAACTGGGCCTGCCCGACATCCTCCGCTGA
- a CDS encoding M14 family zinc carboxypeptidase, whose amino-acid sequence MAYKRLAGLTAGAVIVAAALLPQVAQAGTGADATAGRATTDHAHGGHRTVVIYRVPTRNPRADAERLVDSGFDLLEKRQGDSLFVAGDTSTAAGLRRLGLTPTIAGTLTEAIPSSPTVSRAAGDTFDGGYHTVTAQYSHLDSAASQHPDLAKVVTYGQSWLKQRGRGGRDLKAICITKIQAGDCALSPNSAKPRFFLMSQIHARELTTGEMSWRWIDALTSGYGKDSAITKLMDTTEMWVVPDANPDGVDMVAAGGNNPVLQRKNADDSHGSRCGVSAYSQIGVDLNRNAGTHWDTSGTSGAPCDQTYGGPASDSEAENTALENLFRELYPAVRTGTGDSAPAPSTAKGMMITLHSDASMVLFPWEYDSTVHTGNDAALRALAAHMGSLTGYQYGQAGEILYNASGGTDDWTYDKLGLASFTIEIGDSNGVGCDGFTPPYSCQDSYFWPKIEPALLYAAQHATAPYTTTSAAHH is encoded by the coding sequence ATGGCATACAAACGCCTGGCGGGCCTGACCGCCGGTGCCGTCATCGTCGCCGCGGCCCTGTTACCGCAGGTCGCACAGGCAGGCACCGGCGCGGACGCCACAGCGGGCCGCGCCACCACCGACCACGCCCACGGCGGGCATCGTACGGTCGTCATCTACCGTGTGCCCACACGCAATCCGCGCGCCGACGCCGAACGCCTCGTCGACTCCGGATTCGATCTGCTGGAGAAGCGGCAGGGCGACAGCCTGTTCGTCGCCGGCGACACCTCGACCGCGGCCGGACTGCGGCGGCTCGGCCTCACCCCCACGATCGCCGGCACACTCACCGAGGCGATCCCCTCCTCCCCCACCGTGTCGCGCGCCGCGGGCGACACCTTCGACGGCGGCTACCACACCGTCACGGCGCAGTACTCCCACCTGGACAGCGCCGCCTCCCAACACCCGGATCTCGCCAAGGTGGTGACATATGGCCAGTCCTGGCTCAAGCAGCGCGGCAGGGGCGGCCGGGACCTCAAGGCGATATGCATCACCAAGATCCAGGCGGGCGACTGCGCGCTCAGCCCGAACTCGGCCAAGCCGAGGTTCTTCCTGATGAGCCAGATCCACGCGCGCGAACTGACGACCGGTGAGATGTCCTGGCGCTGGATCGACGCACTGACCAGCGGCTACGGCAAGGACTCGGCAATCACCAAGCTGATGGACACCACCGAGATGTGGGTGGTGCCGGACGCCAACCCCGATGGTGTCGACATGGTCGCGGCGGGCGGCAACAACCCCGTACTGCAGCGCAAGAACGCCGACGACTCGCACGGCTCCCGGTGCGGAGTGAGCGCGTACAGCCAGATCGGCGTGGACCTCAACCGCAACGCCGGCACCCACTGGGACACCTCGGGCACCTCCGGCGCCCCCTGCGACCAGACGTACGGCGGCCCCGCGAGCGACTCCGAGGCGGAGAACACCGCTTTGGAGAACCTCTTCCGTGAGCTGTACCCCGCGGTGCGCACCGGCACCGGCGACAGCGCCCCGGCGCCGTCGACGGCCAAGGGCATGATGATCACGCTGCACAGCGATGCCAGCATGGTGCTCTTCCCGTGGGAGTACGACTCCACCGTGCACACCGGCAACGACGCCGCCCTGCGCGCGCTGGCCGCCCACATGGGCTCGTTGACCGGCTACCAGTACGGCCAGGCCGGCGAGATCCTCTACAACGCCTCCGGCGGAACCGACGACTGGACGTACGACAAACTCGGTCTGGCCAGCTTCACCATCGAGATCGGCGACAGCAACGGCGTCGGCTGCGACGGCTTCACGCCGCCGTACTCCTGCCAGGACAGCTACTTCTGGCCGAAGATCGAACCCGCGCTCCTCTACGCCGCCCAGCACGCCACGGCCCCCTACACCACCACGTCCGCCGCCCACCACTGA